CACATCAGGCACCATGATGGAGGGGGGCATGCAGCTGCTCAACCGCGATGGCCACAGCATCTCGCACAACTCGAAGCGCCACTACCACGACTCCTTCGTGTCCATGAACAGGATGCGACAGCGCGGCCTGCTGTGTGACATTGTGCTCCATGTCTCCAACAAAGAAATCAAGGCACACAAAGTGGTGCTGGCATCCTGCAGCCCCTACTTCCACGCTATGTTTACGAGTAAGTTCAGTCCACTTGTGCCTTAGTGCTTTTATCCATAAAGCCCAGGATGTTGCATGCCTCAGACACTTTAGGGCTCTGATATCAAACTGTGCATCATTTTGCTCTGTTGCTCAGAGTTTGATAACACAACAACCCGCATGTGCAGTGAATGCCACCTCATCCTTTCAGCATCATCGCTTCCTTCCCCTTCTTCCTGTCTGGGGCACAGGTGGTCAgatgaggtgtgtgtgagtctcaCATTTCCTCCCGTCACTAGGCCTTTGTGAGGGTAAAATTTGTCTCCAGACAGTCAGTTGTCAACTTtgttaaaacaacaaaataaacggACAGCAACAGATGAACTTTTGACATTTGACATGGCCGAACAGCCATGTGTCCTCATGATTAAACAGGGAGGCAATATATCAGCCGGAGTTTTACTGGTTATAACTCATTGGAAAATGTAATAGCTCTCGTTCTGTGTGACAATGCAGATGAGATGTCGGAGAGTCGGCAGACCCATGTCACCCTTCATGACATCGACTGTCAGGCTTTGGAGCAGCTGGTCCAGTATGCCTACACAGCAGAGATTGTGGTCGGGGAAGGCAATGTGCAGGTATGTGATTTCAGATTTATAGACAAGATTGTTAAATTAGACTTTTAATTTGACACCATTCATCAAAGTGCAAACCGACTTAATGTATTTTCACCTGTAATTGCACTATTTTTAGACGTTGCTCCCAGCAGCCAGTCTGCTGCAGCTTAACGGGGTGCGGGACGCCTGTTGCAAGTTCCTCCTCAGCCAGCTGGACCCCTCCAACTGCCTGGGTATCCGAGGCTTCGCTGACACGCACTCCTGCAGCGACCTGCTCAAGTCAGCCCACAAGTATGTCCTGCAGCACTTTGTGGAGGTGTCCAAGACAGAGGAGTTCATGTTGCTGCCACTGAAACAAGTaagattgatgcttttttgtCTCGTGCGGTGTCTTCTGCCAACTGGTGCTTTAAAGGTGGCATATTCATAGTGGGAACCAGTTCTTGGTAGATGTGTCTACTGGTAGTTGCTTCCTCAGTTTGACAGTCACCATGGGAAATATGGGTATACAAGTAAAATACTTCAATGTAAAAGCCACTGCCCTCTAGACTAAAAACATTTGCTGATCAGGCCTAGTCTGTTTAATTTGCGACAACTGGTGGGAGTCATATTTCTTTAGAATGTCATTCATCCATCCAATCCACCCAATGGCTTAAAAATATGCCAAAGAAAACATCAAAGataaacatacagtaatattaattattattaattaagttTCTGCatgttgtttatgttgtttttcccCACTAATATGAGCATAGCTGCCTGTATGCGTTTTTCACATTAGAGGCTCCCCAAGGGAAGTGGCCACAAGCATGCCGTTATTTTTCCTCAGCTAGCTGCATCAATCACTGTCTCTTGTGGTTTTATCATTCCACTGTGCTGCCATAGAGCTAACAGCATTGCATACTTCTCTGAAGTATATAGGAGAGTTTCTTATTTGGTTTCAACATTGACCATTTCCAGCCACGGTTTTTGGAAATGTAGGTACGATTTAGGCTTGCTAATTCAGTATCAGCCATCAAGCGAGGCTGCTGTGGCCAGAAGGTTGCTAGTTTGATTCCCAGACAAGCAAGATAAATGGCTGAAGTGCCCTTTAGTGAAGTACATAACACCAACTGCTTCATTAGAACCGCTCAGCAGCCAAcaggtcagactgtggttgtactgacTCTTAGTGTGACTGCGCCTTGAGCAGGATGTTcctaaaaaagagaaactacGCCGCCGGTCAGATTAAGGTTAAACAAACAATGTAGGCATAGTCTCTGATCCAAACTTAAAACAAAGTCAACACACAGGATTGGGACCTGCTGTCCCTGCTAAATTGATTTCCAAGTCTGATGATAAGGGAGTTATTATAGGAGGTAGACATGCCTatgatatatttttatgagaTATTTAAGTAAGAGTATCAAAACACTATTGTGCTAATTGTTTATATGAACATTCCTGAATAGTCAAAAAGTACTGACATTTCTCATAAACATGTAAAATGCACTAAATAAACCTCACAATATTAGACTCTAATCTAAAAGCCCAGCAGGTGATATGTTCCTCCAGTCAGGTGTAGGAAGGGTTTGTGTTGATGTCTCAATAAAGGAAAGAAACGCATCATCTCTTCTATGAATTGGCGTCTGTTTCAAACAAACACCTTGTTGAGCTTAGCCAGGTGACAATGATTGAATGTTGCAGTGAAAAGAAGTACCAAACAGCTGCCAGCATCACTTTCCCATTATCTTCTCAACTCTCTAAGGAACAATCCCCACTGCTTTAAAAAGATTGTGCTCTATGAGCGTAAAACAACATGCTTCACTCTCTCGGTCTGTGGCCTTCAAAGCCTTgagactgaatctgcaataggaGTGTGTGCACTGTCCATTGAAACAGTGAAAATTAAGCTGCATAAAGGCAGATTAATAATAgacaattttcttttcttttctttgtttctctttttctgtctctctatttTCTTTGGCTCACTGTCCCATTCTGTCTGCAGCTGTTCTGTGTCTGTCATAAATCTGCATCAGATCTGGATTTATGTTCTGGCTGCTCTAAAGGACTGTGAgctcacagagctgtgaaaaaTGCCCCATATTTCTTTTCATGTTCTGTGAAGGAAGTGGCAAGGCATGACAGGATTGTGACTAGTCTGCTTTGGTGATGCTTCACTGATGTAGATTCACATGCATGCcattataaaaacaacaaaggatGGATGCATCCTAATAAATACAAGGACAGTTGATACACTCCTAAACCCAATCTCCTCCACACTCCATTTATTTAATGTGATGCAGCATCTACATGCAGAGGTAAAGGAGACTGCAAGGTGGGGCAGTGGCAGCATTAGTGGCAGTATTTCTCTGTGTGACTGTGGATTAGTGCAGGCTGTTCCTGGGAGGTTGCTAACTGTTGCCCTGATCTGGCCAGGCAAGACAGCTGCAGCAGCTGGCCGCTCTGGCCCCACCCAGCCCTGCCAGCTTTGGGTTGATATGGGAACAGTGCCAGCCAGCCACTCACAGACTGCAGCAATcgttatctcacacacacacacgcacacgcacacacacacacacacacacacacacacaaaatgctatTTGATGAGTGTCATTTTGATACAACGCAGACAAATCCCTTTCaaatatcaaatataaaatcaaatatATCTCAAATATCAATCTGGATAAAGTACAACAAatcaaaggagagaaagagaggcagcAGTTCAGCAGTCAAAGTCAGGTACAACATGCAGGAACTAATACTGTGTGAGGCCAATGCAATTTACCTCCTGTGTGTTGACATGTTTCGTCAGGAAGCTTTTGttgtcagtttatttttttccaaaaagcaAATGCTTTTGCAAGTGCTTTTCTGATCACAATCACTCGCTCTTGTAAATtagtatataaaataataaaaaaagtctcttCGCATCTGCTTTGTCTCGTCCATCCAGGTCCTGGATTTGATCTCCAGTGACAATCTCAACGTGCCATCTGAAGAGGAAGTGTACCGGGCTGTGTTGAGCTGGGTGAAACATGATGTAGATGGACGCAGGCAACATGTACCTTGGGTAAGACTTTTTCACTTATCTTATTTCTCAACACACAATGTTTTCTAGTTTGACTATACtttgtataaataaaaaaaaaccatcaCATTTCCTCTATTCCCCTTATGACCCTTACTCAACACCCACCATCTCTCTGCCCCCATTAGCTGATGAAGTGTGTGCGGCTGCCACTGCTGAGGCGAGACTTTCTGATGAGCAACGTGGATACAGAGCTGCTGGTGCGACACCACTCCGAGTGCAAGGACCTTCTGATCGAGGCTCTCAAGTACCACCTGATGCCTGAGCAGAGGGGAGTCCTCAGCAACAGCCGGACGCGCCCGCGGCGCTGTGAGGGCGCCAGCCCTGTGCTCTTCGCCGTTGGTCAGTGTGCCCCTGAAGGTACCCATTAGGGTACACTTAGGCCACACTTCAATTAACTTTAACTTTAGCTTCTGAAGTCACTGCAAAAATCAGCATGTTTACAACTGGGAGATAACAATTACTGATATGATTATATGAGACAAGATATTGTCTGGGATTAATATAGCACTGTCCTATAATAGTTTAGATGTTTTCCAGGTCTTAGTGGGTGCATTTCAGTGAAACATTTGTTTGAACTCCTTTGACTGTTAAAGCTGAATGAAATGACCAATTAATACCACTTCCTGAAATTCTATTTTATCCAGATCAGATTTGGTTCATCCTATCTCATTATGTACCTAAGTTAACAATGTTTTGTTGCCGTAGCCTTGCACAGCTTCCCTGTATTGTTTGGTCTTAAAAAACATACCTcttcatacagtatatcaaaatataaatCTCCAAAATGAAAAAGTCAATAGTAAAGCGCAATAAAGACTTATAACTGTAACTTGATCCTGCATTGGGCCCAGGAGTGAACCCAGGTCTCAGCCAAATTCATCCCAAAACCCAGAAACTTGGAAAAATTCCTCTGAAATTATGGCACATTGGCCGAAAtcaattatattttaatatttacttAACTGCCTGACTGCATTTTTTTCACCatatgtgttggtgtgtgtctgcaggtggTGGCAGCCTGTTTGCCATCCATGGAGACTGTGAGGCGTATGACACCAGGACAGATCGCTGGCACATGGTGGCGTCCATGTCCACTCGGCGGGCACGGGTGGGCGTGGCAGCCATTGGGAACAGACTTTATGCCGTTGGAGGGTGAGTGAGAACTATTGTGTTGACCTTTGTCCCAAAACTAGTTAACCTACCATCTCATCCCTTTCCTCAAACACTAACTAAACTTTTTCTAAAGACGAAGATTTGGCAGGCGGAACGTGGATGATTTATAGAATAATCCTGAGTGGTTTTGCAAAAACGGCTTCAGCCTTGTGCTCCCAATAAGATGTTACAAGCTTTcctgtaatgtaaatgtaatgcaaaatgcctttttaacttgactctttttttctgtttcattttGGGCAACATGCTTTTGTGTCAATCATCAAAAACCCTTTTCTGATTAATTTATATCCATATCTCCTCAGGTATGATGGAACCTCAGACCTCGCCACCGTGGAATCCTACGACCCCATCACCAACACCTGGCAACCTGAGGTTTCCATGGGCACAAGGCGGAGCTGTTTGGGTGTAGCGGTCCTGCATGGCCTTCTATATGCTGCTGGAGGTTATGATGGAGCTTCCTGCCTTAATAGGTACTCACAGACTAAGCTTTTGGTAATGAATGCTAAACTTCAAGATACTTTTAAGCTAGATTTGCTACATTGTTGCAGCTTTTTTGTTTATCTTGATGCTGTTTTCTAGGCCAGGTGTCATATTAAATACAAGTAAGTATTTTTCTCCTCTTTCAGTGCAGAGCGTTACGACCCTCTGACCAGTACATGGACCTCCATTGCTGCCATGAGCACCCGTAGGAGATATGTCCGAGTAGCAACTCTGGGTAGGAACTTGCCAGAATCATAACATCATGATAAACATCCTGTtctactgtatgtttatgtttCACTGTCTGCATTTTAACGTCTGAAATCAAGAGGGAGTTGCCACCTTGGTATTCGACTGCTAATATTCACATTCTCAATGTTTACTCCCTTTTCCCCTTCAGATAGCAGCTTGTATGCAGTGGGAGGTTATGACAGCTCCTCACATCTTGCAACAGTGGAGAAATATGACCCCCAGGTAAATTGAATGCTGTTAAATTTATCATCAAAGTAACTTGTCTTTTGCCAGGATCAACTGAATTTGGAGACGTAAAGAGatacgccaccatttgttgaaatagggcttatcacggtctcccctagctgtagataggtgagccaacgcattttttgtgcatgcattgttttagtccggtgcaacaccggcagcgccgccgctagttagcttagcgtagtgaatggaatcctatgttgccagttagcatgttttgagtaaaagtgagccaacaaaagacaaaaaacaacctaattacttgcactgagacaaaaaatgtgttggcccacctatctacagccagggtagaccgtgataagccctatttcaacaaacggtggcatattcctttaagCGCACAATAATGATGTATCTATGAACATGTGACCGATTCTCTGTCTGTTGATGTAATGAACAGAGCAACACGTGGATAGCCATTGCAAACATGCTGAGTCGACGCAGCAGTGCTGGGGTGGCCGTGTTGGACGGCATGCTGTATGTCGCAGGAGGCAACGACGGCACCAGTTGCCTGAACTCTGTGGAGCGGTTTAACCCCAAGGCCAACACCTGGGAGGGGGTGGCCCCCATGAACATACGCAGGTGAGCCTGCAcccacatttcatttgtacaaacAGAATGTCAAGTCCAGTGACAACAGATGTCTTTCAAAACCGTTCTAGTATGATTGATTTGCAATCAAATACCACAAGTATAGCAAAGCCCCAAACAGATATGCACAGAGGTCTTCCCATGCCATGTTGTCCTTAAAAATACTGTTAAACCAGCTCTAAGTGCAGGTCGTTGccttttttctcccattcaAAGTTGTAGGTGTTTTGTATTGTGTACATTTggcctgtgtttctgtgtgttttgggaGAGTGGGAGTTggtaggtttgtgtgtgtgcagaggcaGCCACAGGTGTGAATGCCATGTGACTGAGGTCAAGAAGGGTAAAGTGAGAGTGTTCAGCTGTCTGCTGAGATCACTATGAAAGAGGACTATGTTGGGAAGGTACCCACCCCAGCACTGCTGAAAATCAAATTTGTAATAACTCAAACATTAGAGAATAAAACTGCATAGGAAAAATGAGCTTTGCAAAGATAAAGGTTTATGAGGATGGACCTGGGATGGATCCAGGGAATGTAGAGTCAGCCATAGCCAACTGAGCCATCACGACTCGGTTCTACTATTCCAACTACACAGGTTCAGCTTACAGTAATGAAATACTGAAATGCATTGACCTCAAATGcactcaacattttttttattatccttcttttcaggTTTCCAAACAAACaatggtgggggggggtgggtgttAAACATTGTGGTACCCCCAATTtacttttaaacaaaagtaaaaactaGAAGGTTAAAgctaaattataaataaattaacGATAACAAAATTGTCTGCATGGAGCTTGTCAAAAGAGTACCCATGCTGCGATTATATAGGCGTAGGATTTAGAGAATTTGGATGTCTTCTTTACTGCCTAAACCTTCTTAAGGCATAAATATCAAACAGTCGGCTCTTTCTTAAATCTTAGAAGATGAAACATGTCCTGCGGATGATTATCAAAGGATGCACACACTTGCAGCATTGTATTGATACAAGATTGGCATCAGGGTGGGAGATTTTAGAGATGTAGCAGTCTTGGATTTGAGGACACATCAGCAGATTCATTTGTTCCCCAGGcccctagacacacacacacacacacacacacacagacacacatacacacaaaaaaaaaaaaaaacttcttgtGTGTGAGTCAGTATACTAGAAGGCAGGAAACCTGACAACGGTTGACTATACAGCCCCATGAATAACCCATGTGTTAATCAGCTGTGTGATCTTTGAGTGCTTTTCTTTTCCAGTTGCTGAGAGGCTCCATTTACACAGTCCAAAACATTACGCTGTATTGACCACTAATCTAACACTCCTCTAAACAATTTTACTCATGAAAATACTGTAGAATAATTGTCTTGGCCAAAATAATCTCATTATATCGTATGTAATCAACACTCAAACATTTTTTGGACTGAATCCTCTTTGATGGCAGAAAAAGATctgttgtctgtttttattgtccCAACAAGCCTCATTATTATTTACTATTATTAGTGCaatgtataaattaaaatatatcagTTATTGTCCCATCTGTACTTGTCACAATCTCCTTTTgtcatattttactttttctacGCATGTTCATGCAGTGGGCttgcattttgtaaatgtaATGCAAAGCCCACGCTGCTTCCTGTAAACTGTAAACCATTGGCACTTTTTAATAAATCTAGTTAGCTAGATTAAACAGAATGCATAGAAATTAATATTCATTCTTGTGTGGAAACAAATATGCTGAATTAGATTTTGTTTTACTCCCGCTAGGAGCACCCATGACCTGGTGGCGATGGATGGCTGGTTATACGCAGTAGGAGGTAACGATGGCAGCTCCAGCCTCAACTCCATCGAGAAGTACAACCCGCGCAGCAACAAATGGGTCGCGGCCTCCTGCATGTTTACACGGCGCAGCAGTGTGGGTGTCGCTGTGTTGGAGCTGCTGAACTTCCCACCACCCTCCTCACCCACCCTCTCGGTTTCCTCCACCAGCCTTTGACACGGGGTCACCGCTTGGCTGACCTCGGCCTCTGCTGCAACATCCCAGACTGGCTCTGGGAAGAGACGCAATTGCTCGGTTTGAGACGGGGAGCAGGAGTACGCGAGTGGACAGGTAAATGGATGCaggggggagaaagagggaaggTGTGGATAGGGCTCCTGGCTTGGTTATTATACAGTACCCTCCAGAATTAGTGGCACTCATGCAGTGGGTAAAGGTTAGCCAAACATGGTTTAAAAAATGTACAACATAAGTAATgaactttaatttaaaaatcaaGGCAATTTAAAAGTTTTTAATGTGCAGTACCCTTTAATCTCAAAAGACATGTTCCACACGTAACATGTATTAATTTTTCGTGAACAGTTAAGGGATGCCAGATGAATTCTGAAAGATCCACCAAGAGGTTTTTTGATTTCATGGTTAAACCAATCTTGCTGCTCTTTACCAAATTTTCCATTCATTCTGGACTGAACTGTATCTGGTCTGGATGCCTgaaactccactgtatagctcCACCATACAGATACCAGCTCCCACTCTCCAAGAGTACAAAGATGTTTCCTGATGTGTGAACATTGACCGATCTTTCCTCAAGCtccacttttttcccccccaccacTCCAGTGTTTGACACACTCATAGTGAAATGTGGTGGACACTTTAATTCTGTCATGTGTGacgtaaatgtttttgtttcgaTGTTGCTGTCCTCTGCATCTTTTAATGTCCGAATTATTTTGCAATAatgtacaaaaaaaagagaaactgaatGATTTCACTTTTTGAATGTAGCTTTTGACTGGGTATACCATGCATGTGTTTACTTCTTGGCATTGACTCCCAACAGGAGGATAAAATGTTGTAGTGCTGCTATGCCACAGTAGGTGGCAGTAACAGGCAATGTTATAAACCCTTCCCACAC
This genomic interval from Perca fluviatilis chromosome 5, GENO_Pfluv_1.0, whole genome shotgun sequence contains the following:
- the klhl17 gene encoding kelch-like protein 17 isoform X1; translation: MMEGGMQLLNRDGHSISHNSKRHYHDSFVSMNRMRQRGLLCDIVLHVSNKEIKAHKVVLASCSPYFHAMFTTLVLCDNADEMSESRQTHVTLHDIDCQALEQLVQYAYTAEIVVGEGNVQTLLPAASLLQLNGVRDACCKFLLSQLDPSNCLGIRGFADTHSCSDLLKSAHKYVLQHFVEVSKTEEFMLLPLKQVLDLISSDNLNVPSEEEVYRAVLSWVKHDVDGRRQHVPWLMKCVRLPLLRRDFLMSNVDTELLVRHHSECKDLLIEALKYHLMPEQRGVLSNSRTRPRRCEGASPVLFAVGQCAPEGGGSLFAIHGDCEAYDTRTDRWHMVASMSTRRARVGVAAIGNRLYAVGGYDGTSDLATVESYDPITNTWQPEVSMGTRRSCLGVAVLHGLLYAAGGYDGASCLNSAERYDPLTSTWTSIAAMSTRRRYVRVATLDSSLYAVGGYDSSSHLATVEKYDPQSNTWIAIANMLSRRSSAGVAVLDGMLYVAGGNDGTSCLNSVERFNPKANTWEGVAPMNIRRSTHDLVAMDGWLYAVGGNDGSSSLNSIEKYNPRSNKWVAASCMFTRRSSVGVAVLELLNFPPPSSPTLSVSSTSL
- the klhl17 gene encoding kelch-like protein 17 isoform X2 → MMEGGMQLLNRDGHSISHNSKRHYHDSFVSMNRMRQRGLLCDIVLHVSNKEIKAHKVVLASCSPYFHAMFTTLVLCDNADEMSESRQTHVTLHDIDCQALEQLVQYAYTAEIVVGEGNVQTLLPAASLLQLNGVRDACCKFLLSQLDPSNCLGIRGFADTHSCSDLLKSAHKYVLQHFVEVSKTEEFMLLPLKQVLDLISSDNLNVPSEEEVYRAVLSWVKHDVDGRRQHVPWLMKCVRLPLLRRDFLMSNVDTELLVRHHSECKDLLIEALKYHLMPEQRGVLSNSRTRPRRCEGASPVLFAVGGGSLFAIHGDCEAYDTRTDRWHMVASMSTRRARVGVAAIGNRLYAVGGYDGTSDLATVESYDPITNTWQPEVSMGTRRSCLGVAVLHGLLYAAGGYDGASCLNSAERYDPLTSTWTSIAAMSTRRRYVRVATLDSSLYAVGGYDSSSHLATVEKYDPQSNTWIAIANMLSRRSSAGVAVLDGMLYVAGGNDGTSCLNSVERFNPKANTWEGVAPMNIRRSTHDLVAMDGWLYAVGGNDGSSSLNSIEKYNPRSNKWVAASCMFTRRSSVGVAVLELLNFPPPSSPTLSVSSTSL
- the klhl17 gene encoding kelch-like protein 17 isoform X3 — encoded protein: MMEGGMQLLNRDGHSISHNSKRHYHDSFVSMNRMRQRGLLCDIVLHVSNKEIKAHKVVLASCSPYFHAMFTNEMSESRQTHVTLHDIDCQALEQLVQYAYTAEIVVGEGNVQTLLPAASLLQLNGVRDACCKFLLSQLDPSNCLGIRGFADTHSCSDLLKSAHKYVLQHFVEVSKTEEFMLLPLKQVLDLISSDNLNVPSEEEVYRAVLSWVKHDVDGRRQHVPWLMKCVRLPLLRRDFLMSNVDTELLVRHHSECKDLLIEALKYHLMPEQRGVLSNSRTRPRRCEGASPVLFAVGQCAPEGGGSLFAIHGDCEAYDTRTDRWHMVASMSTRRARVGVAAIGNRLYAVGGYDGTSDLATVESYDPITNTWQPEVSMGTRRSCLGVAVLHGLLYAAGGYDGASCLNSAERYDPLTSTWTSIAAMSTRRRYVRVATLDSSLYAVGGYDSSSHLATVEKYDPQSNTWIAIANMLSRRSSAGVAVLDGMLYVAGGNDGTSCLNSVERFNPKANTWEGVAPMNIRRSTHDLVAMDGWLYAVGGNDGSSSLNSIEKYNPRSNKWVAASCMFTRRSSVGVAVLELLNFPPPSSPTLSVSSTSL
- the klhl17 gene encoding kelch-like protein 17 isoform X4 — its product is MMEGGMQLLNRDGHSISHNSKRHYHDSFVSMNRMRQRGLLCDIVLHVSNKEIKAHKVVLASCSPYFHAMFTNEMSESRQTHVTLHDIDCQALEQLVQYAYTAEIVVGEGNVQTLLPAASLLQLNGVRDACCKFLLSQLDPSNCLGIRGFADTHSCSDLLKSAHKYVLQHFVEVSKTEEFMLLPLKQVLDLISSDNLNVPSEEEVYRAVLSWVKHDVDGRRQHVPWLMKCVRLPLLRRDFLMSNVDTELLVRHHSECKDLLIEALKYHLMPEQRGVLSNSRTRPRRCEGASPVLFAVGGGSLFAIHGDCEAYDTRTDRWHMVASMSTRRARVGVAAIGNRLYAVGGYDGTSDLATVESYDPITNTWQPEVSMGTRRSCLGVAVLHGLLYAAGGYDGASCLNSAERYDPLTSTWTSIAAMSTRRRYVRVATLDSSLYAVGGYDSSSHLATVEKYDPQSNTWIAIANMLSRRSSAGVAVLDGMLYVAGGNDGTSCLNSVERFNPKANTWEGVAPMNIRRSTHDLVAMDGWLYAVGGNDGSSSLNSIEKYNPRSNKWVAASCMFTRRSSVGVAVLELLNFPPPSSPTLSVSSTSL